The DNA sequence agcatatagtgaagtaaattagtttccactaaatttttatttgtaccATTTTGTTATTCTGCTATTTATATGTCTGATTATGCCCCATCAGTCAAATCCTCACGACTCCAAATTATTTTACTATCATTCTCGGCTCATCACGAATCGATTTTGCACACCGGTTCAACTGAATCGTTGAACGCACCCGACTCGTATGAACGATTCGTTCTCGATTTTGCAGCTGCATTGTGGGCCGTGCTGTAACGCTGTAAGTCCATATGAACTGAAACTAGAATCGTGAGCGTGTCTGTGGAACTGTTGTAACTATTACAGGATTGTATAACCCAGTATTATATCTAAAGCTGTATTTATTACAGCATGCCATAGTTATTCATTACCTCTCACCCCTGTTTACCCTCGTGCCTGGCATGCCATATATGGGGTAACTACAGTGTGGGCAGCCAAGCAAAGTAGGTCATGTGGATGTTTCCTTTTTTCCTGCTATATCTCTGAAACGGGATACAATATTTGCAGTgatgtgaaaatgtttttcaagtGCACAAAGGAAAAGACTGCCATAAATGTCACGTCCAGCATGCATGAAATCTCAAAGCATTTAGTTCGCTTTGAAAATCTCAACATTAATTGCTGTTGATGTCAATGCCATGCTTTCTGACTACGCATTTGGCAACCCCTCTAGGAGCTGTTTTGGCTGTCAAAGCTGCTTTGTAGCCTTTCCTCAAGTTTTCATGGTCATATTTGGACATGCGAAGGGACAGCACAATTTGTTATCCTTGCAGATATGATCTGACACCATTTTTGATTGTGTGTTCTTCAAAGACATGGTGAAGCAGACAAAGGCCAAAACTTTCCAGGCCTATCTGGACTCCTGTCACCGCCGCTACAGCTGCGTCCACTGCCGTGCACACCTGGCCAACCATGATGACCTAATTTCTAAGGTGAGTTCCTCTTGTGTGACTTTTGTGGCACATTTACAGCTACATTTGTGAATTGCAGTGCTGTGTGCATTAAAGACTCACGTGTCTGTCTATTTGCAGTCATTTCAAGGCAGTCAAGGACGTGCCTACCTGTTCAATTCTGTGTGAGTTTCACTTCTGGGAGAAAAATCTCAGCGCTTGAATCGCACTGTGATGGAAGAAATAGTTGGTTTAACTGTCATTTTGTGATTTCAGGGTGAATGTGGGTTGTGGCCCAGCAGAAGAAAGGCTGCTGCTGACCGGTCTTCATGCTGTGGCTGATATTTACTGCGAGAATTGCCACACCACACTGGGCTGGAAATATGTAAGCATGCTTCGCTTCAATAAGAAATGTAGTAGGACACACTTTTTTgccaaaatatctttatttatatcGTTACCCTGCAGTCTGATCATAATCTCTCCCCCCCCCCCTTCTCCTTTCCTCTACAGGAGCAGGCATTTGAGTTAAGTCAGAAGTATAAGGAGGGGAAGTTTATTATTGAATTATCTCACATGATTAAGGATAATGGCTGGGACTGAAGCATTCAGCCTTTGCTTTAACTTTGTCACCCCTTGCAGCTTCTCCAAGAACGTCATGAgatgctttctttttttatatatatatccagcTATGATTTACATTTACTATTGTGAGCACCTTTTTCCACACTTGTATCCCAATGCACCAGTTTTTTAAAGGGGGGAGTCTTGGGTGAttggtttttgtgtgtttgtgcctttttatatgtatttggaggtgtgtgtgtgtgtgtgtgtgtgtgtgtgtgtgtgaggcatGCTTGAAAGAAACCGTGCTAAAATGATCAACTACTTAAATCCAGTTTcaaagaatttttttattttggggatTTTGACATAAGCCCTCAAATTCTCCAAATTAAGTGCAATTTATGAGGTTTGGACATGGTATGATCAAAATGCCAAGATCCAATGTCTTTTTATtcaattcatttttactttaaagaGCGAGGTCTTTGTGAACGAGGTTGTGCGAGTGAAATTactttagtgtgtgtgtgtgtgtgtgtgtgtgtgtgtgtgtatggggcTTAGAGTGGATAATGTGCAATACGTGTATATGTGAGAGAATTTGCATAAAGGATGATTCATGCCTCCAAATTCAGTCATTTTGGTTGAATTCATCTTTTACTTTACCAAGTCACTGAGGAATCCCAGCAGATGAACGTGCGCGTGCGCGAGCGAATGAACGAACAGCAGGCTTGTTGCTGTAGAGATGTCCACAGTTGACTGACATTCTTAAGATGCTTCAATTACAGCTTATATGATGTAATTGGGATATTAATTTCTctctgttttgtcttgttttttgtcTATGAGAAATGTAATAAGTATAGTTTAACATTGAGCAGCATGTACAGAGACATTGATCTGATCATGTTAGAGCAgacatgtaaatgtgtttatgatTGTGTAGCAAGGTATTTCTTTGAATGCTAAACCATTAAAGTGTATTACATTAACCTGAATTCTTTACATTAAAGTATGGGGTAAATGAAAACTgttgtgtgttttcttttattttcactgAAATTTGGTTAGTAAGCAGTGTACTTCAATGTTAAAGTACACTATTCTATTCATAAATGATACATTAAACAAATTACATGTACTACAATAGAATGTACACTGTACAAGAATAAACATGGAAAATATGAGCATTTTCAATGCTCAGTGATCTTAAATATGATGGACTTGTTATATAATGGAACTTATTATTCGTATTTTACGCTCATATCGACACATTTTatgtcacatacacacacgagcaaggattaatataatgtattagTTAAAGAGCGCGAGGaaaaattatcaaattaatTAACGGTGCTTTTCACGAGTGCAAAGGGCACAACTGTGACATGATGAATGGTTATATAATGCTCTACAGACGACGTGGTTTATAAATGCACTAGGCGGAAACGAGGCAGTTTTTCTGTCCTGTGAAACGGATAAAGACTACAACTCCCAGCATTCTTTGCGCACATCGGTGACGTGGCCAGCGTTACCCAGCAGACCGGGTTGATTTGAACTTCATTTAGGATGTAagtaattttctgttttatgtCATTCTTTTCATACTATTTTACCGGTGGATTTGACTTTGTAGGTGATAAAACACAAGCTGCTTTGTTACAGCCCGTAATTTCGCATCACGATGTCCGGGAAAATCAAAAGCAGGAGTGCTGCAAATGCCGACTCAGTATCTGCCAATGTGTCCTGCGACGAGCGCATCTTACGGGACTGCCACCAGATATACATCGATCCGGATAGCGGTAAGAAACCGGTCCCTTTAGAAGCTACATTCTCATTGATTTACCTGGTTTAGTAAGGTATTAGAGCTGTCTCTAGGCGTGGATCGGAGGTGCTAACGGTAGCCGGTGAGCTAAAATGCCGGTTGGTATGTCAAGTGTGCACTTCAGAGGGCGAAAGACATTTCACCTGTTTGCTTTTATAACTCCAATCTTTACATTTACCGTTTAATTCGTTACTGTGTACTCCAAGCAATACAACATATTAAAGTTTTGTTTCTAGTGCGTCAAGTTTAAATTGTACCACTTTTGCTGTGATTGTCACTCAGGGGGTGgatagtacacacacacacacacacatacacatacaaatgTTCTGTCACTTACTCACCCACTGAAATACTGACTTTCTTTTCTGTCTAGTTTGTCTAATCACTCATTCCTTTGCACTGTAGGACTAATAACAATCGCTCAGACTGTTGGGGTGACCTTGCTGCCTCCcaggaaaaaaataactgtGATGTTGATGGGGAACCACTCAGCTGGAAAGAGCAGCTTTGTCAATTGGTAATATACAGACATGAAAACATACACTACAACCATGCACTCACATTGCTTTTTGTGCTAGACCGTGAGAATCATTAGAGTTCAAACTGTATGCCATGCATTTATTGCTTTGCAGGTATGTGGAGGAGCATATTCAAAGAACGGGGGTCGCTATAGAGACTCAGGGCTTCAGCTTTGTTACTAGTGGGCGAAAGAGAGAATCGCTCACGGTAAATTTGACCCCATGAATATTGCATGAAAGTTTTGTGACATGGTTTGggctagggctgcacgatattggaaaaaactcacattgcgatattttgtttttctgctatatatatatatatatattgcagaaaaacaaaatataaaaataaataatattaaaataaattttaaaaaaatcaccagATGACTTGAATAGCTCTATTtcggaaaaaaaacaataggaaataaacaaattacaagcatagataaatataacagaacaaagatacaaatgaaataaacagtgctttatatttttaaggtAAGTCTAACAGTATTCAGATACAGAAAttgattaatcaaatgtaaaataactgcacagtcttcactgtataaattaaatccaATAAATGTTAAAGCTAAAAAAGTGATTTTGTcctaacaaaaaaacaaaatgttttgtttgattaacatttgaCACAGAAAGCAGGAACATTTAACTGCTGTGAACCAATAAACTGTTATACACAtccattttctttctcaattgtttaccttcacctaagccataagcaactgtatttacaaggatacttgcaGATACATGCATTGTGACATAAACTGATTcctcgttctatttatgacgtactgaagttcaaatgatttgcaacgGTCTCTTTGTTTCGGTCTCTGTCGCGTCCGGTGCAGACacggtgtctgtgtgtgagcaaagaaaacaatcagtataaatataacgATCAGTAGCCTATACTAAACATCGCACATCCTGCGACGTGACTATCGTGGATGCGCACATTGcgatatcaatgttgaaacgATATATCGTACAGCCCTAGTTTGGGCATGAAATTAGCATCATTGATATAACCGTCTTGTATAACAACTGTTGCCTTGGTTTTAGGGAAATGCAACGCTCCATCTCTATCCCCATTTCAAACCACTGCAGGAGTTTAAAGGTTTGTTGAAGAATCGCACTAAAAAGAACTACAGGCTTATGGAAGCTGTGTCTAAAATTGAACTTTCTCTCAATTTCAGGGGTGTCAGAATACCTCGGCACTGAGATTTGTACTTCACGACAGAAACGTTTCAGCTTGGTGACCTTTGTTGACACTCCTGGTCTGGTGGATGGAGATATGAAGTACCCCTTTGACGTGGATCAAGCTATTCTGTGGCTTGGTGTGTGTTGAAGTTATTTGAATGTTCCATCGTTGGCATTGTTATAATATTGATTTTAAGGGTAAATAACTATTATGAATGTCTGTTTATGATCCTAATAAGTGTCTATATTGTGGTTCTGCCTATTTACACCAGGGGAGCTCTGTGATCTGATCCTGGTCTTCTTTGACCCAATGGGACAGGCTTTATGTAAGCGCACTCTCAACATTGTAGAGAATCTGAATGAGAAGCAAGGGGACCGCCTACGTTTTTATCTCAGTAAAGCGGATGAGGCTGGAGGAGAGTCTGATCGACAAGTAAGATGCTCTTatacatgcaaaataaaatgtataactaCTCTGAACATAatcatatacactaccattcagagaagcatttgtttgatcaataatactgtgaaatattattacaatttataataacatttttcaaatgttaaatagtatataaaatattaatatatataaaaaacaatgtattcctgtgattaatttgctgattcatatttttgtgcagtagattttaaatggaaatcttttgtaacattgtcaATTCATTGTGTCCTTGCTTAAGTGTTAATTTAAgcaataaaaaagtattaattgtCAGTATTaaactgactccaagctttttaacagtagtgtatgtggaTGTTTCAAGGGACTGAAAAGGACAAGATCTTTAAAGGCAAATGGTCTTTGTTTGACTGTTTAACGATATGTCAAATTGCTTTGTTTTTGGTTATTTCAGAGAGTTATGATGCAGATTGTACAGGAGCTTTGCAAGCGTCCAGGACTCAACAAGTGTGGCTTTGACATGCCCACCATCTATGTTCCCAACCCTAATAAGGTGCCACCGCAATCTTTCAGTCCCTCACTATAACTCTGACAGCTTTCTTGCTTAGTAAGTAACGATTACTGAGGTGTTTTTCCTCACTGTCTCCACCATCAGCCCAGTCGATGTGTCAATCAGATTGAGGAGGTTTGTCGGACTATAGAGAAGACCATTAATCAGACTGTGCAGAACACGCTTAACTCACTGGAGAAGGACTGCAACCTCATCACCGAGGCCATCACCCAGACACTTGATAATGACAGGTAATACATCCTTATATTGTATTCATACATATTGTATAGGTAAACGCCAATGTTTATTAGATTGACTAATATTACAGTTGCCATTGTGTGATAAACTCTCTATAGGCAGTGCAGTATAGAGAACCGTCGGTCACGTTTTAAGGGCTGTTTGTTGGGCATGCTGGGTTTCACTGTGCCCCTGCTGCTGCTCGTGACCCTGGTGCTTGGCAGCCTCTCCAAAGATGTGCTGGTGCTCGTGCTGGGTAATAGTGGCATAGAGGCACTCACACTATATGTGGTTAGTATGTatatgcatttgtgtgtgtgtgtgtgtgtgtgtgtgtgtacttgtttatgctacattgtgaggaccgaatgtccccacaaggatagtaaaacctgaatttATTGACATTGTGGGGAACGGCCTGCGGTCCCCACtagagaaatttttttttattaaaaatagtaaatgatgtttatctgaaagtgtagcagtgcaaacaggttttctgtaaggggtagagttaggggatagaaaatattgtttggtcagtataaaagtaatagaagtctatggaaagtcctcacaattcacagaaacaaacgtgtgtttGGGGGGGGGGATTCACTGTAGATACTGATGTAAGTGTGGGTTTATGTGTTCAGGTTCCTGCAGTGAAGGCGTTTGAAACCTTGCCAGCAGAGGTGCAGCTGTACAGTTGTGCTGGACTGGTGCTGTTGTCCTTCGTCTTTATCCTCCTTGCTCGCTTTTCTTTCAGGtgaaaaaactgttttgtaaACTTTACATGCGTAGTGGTTGTAAAAATGGTCATTTACTCCACATCATTCTAAAGTTTGTCTTTTTCTGCTAAGCACTAAAGGAGATATTTACTATAATGTTCACATTTAAGgtctaaaagtaaaaaaaaaaaaaacacttattaaTCTTAGACCTGCAGTAGAGGGAAAAATTAGTGAATTTTGTGGGGTGGGGGGGGAATCAGCCTTCCTCCGAGCTATTATATGAATTTAAAAGTGCTACAGACTATTTATGATATTATTtctagatttgtttttttagaaatgtaGCAGAAGGCAGGATTAGTGAATGATTTTGTgaatttcaaaaaatatataatttactcctagctatttttattttacggcTTTCCTTATTTCTTGCAGCAGAGGGGAAGATTAGTGCATTCTGTGAAGGGAAAACAATATCAATTTTCCTCTtagctatttatttaattacctACAGCAGAAAGGAAGGTTAGTGAATATTTTTGGACAAATTTTATGgactatttatttgtttattcactTACCTGCAGCAGAGGGGAAGATTAGTGATTTAATTTtcagagtgtctatttacactaagtgcaaatagcccgtcttattggcaaaggctatttacactaactccacccactaCCGTGTGATTAAGTTAGTCAACACTAAAAAAAGACGCTAAATCAACATCAGTTTCAGTGGCGTAGATGGTAAGATGCATGctttttgacgcgatcgacccgagttcgagCCCGCCTTTTCCcgatcttttttttctctcttttcaaatctcatattgcatcagaaaggcatttattttaagtaaaaatgaaggaaataatcaaaaagtagaAAATAAGATTAttgggtaggtgtagggagggctttattgtcccaataaggtggcatccatttaataatttgaattaaaactataatttacactcaatatgttattgcatacagttttataatgtactacaatactgaggtgcagataattgccactgtttgcaataagtagtataaataacagaaaatcttgctattttcACATAGTGTATATAGCATCTATCGCtaaaaaatatgctatttgcacttaatgtaaatagcatctatcgctatttatagttagtgcaaatagccgctgcctttAATTTTTGCCCCTTTATGCCATATTCTTTCACTGTGTGGAAAAGACCAGCTTCAGCATTTTGCTAAACATCTCTTGTTTTTCTCTATATTCCACTTTTAGGACCAAACCAACACTCTCTGGGAAACAAAAGAGACAGCTTCAGCAAAAACTGGAGTATGTCCAGGAGGTAGTGAAGACCAAAAAGGTATAGTGTGCATTTGTGTTGTGTTGACTCATCTAAGAACAGCTACAGTGATGATGAACTCAACTAATGACTCCCTTGTATGTTTATGCAGAAAAATCTCTATGAGGAGTACCTGCGTCAGAGTGTGGGTGATCAGGACATGAACTGAGACGGAATATAGACTTCAAAGACCTGGATAGGATGAATACAGCACCCAGAAGTACCACTAAACAGCATCTAATCATTCCTGTAATGTAGCAGATGCAGAGAAGCTGTTTCATGGGCACTTAGTTACACACTACTGCTCCTGTAAGCACTCTTTCAGCATTAAATAATGATGGAGCTGTGGACCaatactgtttgttttatttttttagtctcATTGCAGTATAACAATTGTACTGTAAGGAATAATTTAAATGGGCACATTGGGAGATTGGATCAATGCTCTGAATTATCCTATTGTTTGGCAATAGCAGTTTTTAatatctttctctttctctctgctgcGTACCTAAAATACTCTGTGTTGTATGGTAAATTACCAGAATGACTGAGAAATGAGAAGCCCTTCATTTATGACATTAGATTCTTATGACTTCTGGTGTTTATTCACATCATTGTCaattttaatagaaatattGAAGCTGGCTTTTGTATCCCATGGTTTCCTACGTTTTTATGTCGAGATATTGCtgttacaataataaaataataaatgtatgtgtgtttggctTCATTGCTATTCAGAAACTGGCAAAGCAAGGACTTGAGAGATTGCTAATTAGGCTGAAGTTAACATCCAAATCCTCTTtggaatttgtgtgtgtgtgtattctgaatgtaaaaattatatttcaatctTTGCTTTGCTGTAACTTATATCAATTTAGATTTTAGATTAAATCTGAACTTTTTATCTTTGAAAACAAAATTATGCCCATTATTGTCCTAGGcccattttatttcttattttttttatttttattttttctagttAACATCTGGCGTACGAATATCTTATCTGGTTGATAATGCTATTGTTCTGAGTCTGTATATATTGTTAAATCTTGCTTGCAATTATACGTGGTGCACCGTCTGCGAGCAGATCGCTCTTTTGAGTCGGTTCTTTGTAATCTACCAAAACGGTTCACTTGATTCTTTTGCTCTGAATCAATACGATTATGACAAAtccttgtttatttttcagaatcGACCGCAGTTTATTAAAATTGCATGCAAATTCATTGGTCAAAAACAGTGGGAACCATTTTTCCTGCATCAGacaacatctttttttttatccgtTGACAACAATAGCATTTTCAAACATAGTTTCtacaaaaatcataaaatattctattta is a window from the Onychostoma macrolepis isolate SWU-2019 chromosome 03, ASM1243209v1, whole genome shotgun sequence genome containing:
- the ypel3 gene encoding protein yippee-like 3; amino-acid sequence: MVKQTKAKTFQAYLDSCHRRYSCVHCRAHLANHDDLISKSFQGSQGRAYLFNSVVNVGCGPAEERLLLTGLHAVADIYCENCHTTLGWKYEQAFELSQKYKEGKFIIELSHMIKDNGWD
- the si:ch211-11k18.4 gene encoding uncharacterized protein si:ch211-11k18.4, translated to MSGKIKSRSAANADSVSANVSCDERILRDCHQIYIDPDSGLITIAQTVGVTLLPPRKKITVMLMGNHSAGKSSFVNWYVEEHIQRTGVAIETQGFSFVTSGRKRESLTGNATLHLYPHFKPLQEFKGVSEYLGTEICTSRQKRFSLVTFVDTPGLVDGDMKYPFDVDQAILWLGELCDLILVFFDPMGQALCKRTLNIVENLNEKQGDRLRFYLSKADEAGGESDRQRVMMQIVQELCKRPGLNKCGFDMPTIYVPNPNKPSRCVNQIEEVCRTIEKTINQTVQNTLNSLEKDCNLITEAITQTLDNDRQCSIENRRSRFKGCLLGMLGFTVPLLLLVTLVLGSLSKDVLVLVLGNSGIEALTLYVVPAVKAFETLPAEVQLYSCAGLVLLSFVFILLARFSFRTKPTLSGKQKRQLQQKLEYVQEVVKTKKKNLYEEYLRQSVGDQDMN